A single Clostridium sp. AN503 DNA region contains:
- a CDS encoding EpsG family protein gives MVYIIMLLITIPLAYIWQAHSEVTYCPREWLIKNRIVFHITPRFWAMLAFVPLYCIYAFQYSLHTDYDNYEKAFLQIKAGTGSIREIGVNYINKLVAVLDLDFQFVYFIIYLIAFCILAKCLMDYSKDYAMSMFLFVTVFFMLGFLQIRQLVAVIISLYAYRYISANRFGQYILTIAVACLFHVSAVIMIPAYFILKYDFRCSYYFMAAGLFGVLTLFQTKVLTWIVKTFIPGYYGRHEMFRNLQINKWDAIMLLTILFLCAIYYSRVREQYACNRIFINGLFVYAIIFFLGRWIIEFDRFGYYFYFPVICLIPNMLDCENNFSFKWLLKIGVCGMSLLFWIIRYGGGEMFHYVSILG, from the coding sequence ATGGTATATATTATAATGCTTCTTATCACGATTCCGCTTGCCTATATCTGGCAGGCTCACTCAGAGGTGACGTATTGCCCACGAGAGTGGCTTATTAAAAATCGCATAGTATTTCATATTACTCCGCGATTTTGGGCTATGTTGGCATTTGTACCATTGTATTGTATTTATGCTTTTCAATATTCTTTACATACAGATTATGACAACTATGAAAAGGCATTTCTGCAGATTAAGGCCGGAACTGGCTCCATCCGAGAAATCGGCGTAAATTACATCAATAAACTGGTTGCTGTCCTGGATTTGGATTTTCAATTTGTCTATTTCATCATATACCTGATAGCGTTTTGTATACTGGCTAAATGTCTGATGGACTATTCAAAAGACTATGCTATGAGTATGTTCTTATTTGTTACAGTCTTTTTTATGCTGGGATTTCTTCAGATACGCCAGTTGGTTGCTGTAATTATATCACTCTATGCTTATCGCTATATTTCTGCGAATAGATTTGGACAGTATATTTTAACGATTGCTGTTGCGTGTTTGTTTCATGTATCGGCAGTTATTATGATACCAGCCTATTTTATATTAAAGTATGATTTTAGATGCAGCTATTATTTTATGGCAGCCGGATTGTTTGGAGTGTTGACACTCTTCCAAACAAAAGTTCTGACTTGGATTGTAAAGACATTTATACCAGGATATTACGGCAGACATGAAATGTTTCGGAATCTTCAAATAAATAAGTGGGATGCTATTATGCTGCTTACTATTCTATTTCTGTGCGCCATTTACTATAGCCGTGTTCGTGAGCAGTATGCGTGCAATCGTATTTTTATAAACGGACTTTTTGTCTATGCAATTATATTCTTTTTAGGAAGATGGATTATCGAGTTTGACCGATTTGGATACTACTTCTATTTTCCAGTAATATGCCTTATTCCCAATATGCTGGATTGCGAGAATAATTTTTCATTTAAATGGCTGCTTAAAATAGGGGTGTGCGGCATGAGTTTATTATTTTGGATAATTCGGTATGGTGGTGGAGAAATGTTTCACTACGTAAGCATTTTGGGCTGA
- a CDS encoding flippase: MAEKSLKRNSLVNLAKTVLGLIFPLITFPYASRILGVENIGRVNFANSVMNYFVLLAGLGIANYAIREGAKIRDNQEAINTFCTEILIINIGSTLCSYLGVFLLLQIPVFQSYKSLLLLFSTTILFNVIGMNWLFNIYEEFVYITIRTILFQLISLALLLALVKEKTDFMIYAGILVLSSVGANVFNIFYSRKFVRFFPGQPYTIRKHLKPIFIIFGMSIASTIYLNLDMTMLGLQAGDYQTGLYTAASKLNKVVCNVIASVCAVFLPRLAYYLHMNRKEDFQTLVDKAFYYILGLTVPATAGMLVLSEEIVLVFSGTAFLDAVPAAMIKAPNIILSVINGFIAIQLFMPLNKEKESLYATIAGAVMNCILNYLMIPKWGAAGAALATICAEGSVFLICLIYLRKIYPLGNLAQETWKYLIGGAGILMTGLMIQKLELNLWIRILLITGTGVLIYFVILICLKAKLVENINREFRKRRTRL; the protein is encoded by the coding sequence ATGGCAGAAAAATCATTAAAAAGAAATTCTTTAGTGAATTTAGCAAAAACAGTTTTAGGACTGATTTTCCCCCTAATAACCTTTCCTTACGCATCCAGAATATTAGGGGTAGAGAATATAGGACGTGTCAACTTTGCCAATTCCGTTATGAACTACTTTGTACTTCTTGCTGGTTTGGGCATTGCCAATTATGCGATTCGGGAAGGCGCCAAAATTCGTGACAATCAGGAAGCAATTAATACATTTTGTACGGAAATTTTAATAATCAATATTGGTTCAACGCTTTGCTCTTATCTTGGAGTATTCCTATTGCTTCAGATACCGGTATTTCAATCTTATAAATCACTATTATTGCTATTCAGTACAACGATTCTCTTTAATGTTATCGGTATGAACTGGCTTTTTAACATATATGAGGAGTTTGTTTATATTACAATCCGAACGATCCTGTTTCAGCTTATTTCTTTAGCGCTGCTTTTAGCATTGGTAAAAGAAAAAACAGATTTTATGATATATGCTGGTATTCTGGTACTTTCCAGTGTTGGAGCGAATGTATTTAATATATTTTACTCTCGTAAATTTGTCCGCTTTTTTCCGGGTCAGCCTTATACTATTAGGAAACATTTGAAACCCATATTTATTATATTTGGAATGAGCATTGCGAGTACTATCTATTTGAATCTGGATATGACCATGCTTGGACTGCAGGCAGGTGATTATCAGACTGGATTGTATACTGCGGCTTCTAAGCTGAACAAGGTTGTCTGTAATGTGATTGCCTCTGTGTGTGCTGTGTTTCTTCCTCGCCTGGCTTATTACCTGCATATGAATCGGAAAGAAGATTTTCAGACACTTGTCGATAAGGCATTTTATTATATTCTGGGATTGACAGTTCCAGCAACGGCAGGAATGCTTGTCCTCAGTGAGGAAATTGTACTTGTATTCAGCGGCACTGCTTTTTTGGATGCTGTACCGGCCGCAATGATAAAAGCGCCCAACATTATATTATCTGTAATCAATGGCTTTATTGCGATTCAATTATTTATGCCTTTAAACAAAGAAAAGGAATCCTTGTATGCAACTATAGCAGGCGCTGTTATGAACTGCATCCTAAACTATCTTATGATTCCCAAATGGGGAGCAGCAGGAGCAGCTTTAGCGACCATTTGTGCAGAAGGTTCAGTTTTCCTAATTTGTCTGATTTACCTGAGAAAAATCTACCCATTAGGGAATCTGGCACAGGAAACATGGAAATATCTGATCGGCGGAGCAGGAATCCTTATGACAGGGTTGATGATACAAAAACTTGAGTTGAATTTATGGATACGCATCCTGTTAATAACAGGAACGGGGGTCTTAATCTATTTTGTGATACTCATATGTTTGAAAGCAAAATTAGTAGAAAATATAAATAGGGAGTTTAGGAAAAGGAGAACACGTTTATGA
- a CDS encoding glycosyltransferase, whose protein sequence is MTKVVFIILHYKLFNETVKCVNSLLRLEQIEDCLIIVYDNGSNNDSFEKLKKQYLHHTKIDIYKSDVNLGFSVGNNMAYQIAKSYHPQFIITLNNDVVIKQKDFIMHVFNAYDKYNFFVLGPDIYAPYLKAHQNPLYAKYPSMEQLDTEMQVFRNNLSNPRCGRRLEKIKRYKSAIRRYIPLFLLDIFRWLKAQLGLSKPYDKIYKNVLTDSVLHGACLVFSELFINENDKLFEPETKFYHEELLLTLKCKTLGYSIIYTPELQVLHYHGVSTKKSTKTINQYLIFHSQSMLSAFEILKEAQKENPWQKNH, encoded by the coding sequence ATGACTAAAGTGGTATTTATAATTTTGCACTATAAATTATTTAATGAAACAGTAAAATGTGTTAATTCATTACTTAGACTTGAGCAAATTGAGGATTGTCTGATTATCGTTTATGATAATGGTTCCAATAATGATTCTTTTGAAAAGCTGAAAAAACAATATTTACATCATACGAAAATAGACATTTACAAAAGTGATGTAAATTTAGGGTTTTCTGTTGGAAATAATATGGCATATCAAATTGCAAAATCATATCATCCCCAATTTATAATAACTTTGAATAATGATGTCGTTATTAAACAAAAGGATTTTATCATGCATGTATTTAATGCGTATGACAAGTATAATTTTTTTGTTTTGGGGCCAGATATTTATGCGCCTTATTTAAAAGCTCATCAAAATCCTTTATATGCTAAATATCCCTCCATGGAGCAATTAGATACAGAAATGCAGGTATTTCGCAACAATCTATCCAATCCTCGATGCGGAAGAAGATTAGAAAAAATTAAAAGATATAAAAGCGCCATACGGCGGTATATTCCGTTATTTCTTTTGGATATATTTAGATGGTTGAAAGCACAACTAGGATTATCAAAACCTTATGATAAAATTTATAAAAATGTACTTACAGATTCTGTACTGCATGGAGCATGCCTGGTTTTTTCAGAGTTATTTATAAATGAGAATGATAAATTATTCGAACCGGAAACCAAGTTTTATCATGAAGAATTATTATTGACTTTAAAATGTAAAACTTTGGGATATTCTATTATATATACACCTGAATTACAGGTACTTCACTATCATGGCGTATCAACAAAAAAAAGCACAAAAACTATTAACCAATATTTAATTTTTCACTCTCAAAGCATGTTAAGCGCCTTTGAAATATTAAAAGAAGCACAGAAAGAAAACCCATGGCAGAAAAATCATTAA
- a CDS encoding ribulose-phosphate 3-epimerase: MSKKLQGKISASMMCADLVHLKEDIELFEAMNIDFLHIDVMDGAFVPNYGLGVDYIRGLHELTHIPLDIHLMVEKPEDKLSWFKIKPEDSVTIHYESTPNIQRALVKARAYDCSVRLAINPGTPICLTEELLRDIDGITLLTVNPGFAGQKIVPGSFEKMEKLTNYLIQTGYEDMSVQVDGNISFNNAKQLRICGADFFVAGTSSIFEVHNSKAMKQNIHLLREMIQ, encoded by the coding sequence ATGAGTAAAAAATTGCAAGGAAAAATATCCGCCTCAATGATGTGTGCGGATCTGGTTCACTTAAAAGAAGATATTGAATTATTTGAAGCCATGAATATAGATTTTCTACATATAGATGTTATGGATGGGGCATTTGTTCCGAACTATGGTTTGGGTGTGGATTATATTCGAGGTTTGCATGAATTAACTCACATACCGCTGGATATTCATTTAATGGTTGAAAAGCCAGAAGACAAACTAAGTTGGTTTAAAATAAAACCTGAGGATTCTGTTACAATTCATTACGAAAGCACCCCCAATATTCAGCGCGCGCTTGTAAAGGCAAGAGCATATGATTGCAGTGTAAGGTTAGCAATTAATCCAGGCACTCCCATATGCTTGACAGAGGAATTATTAAGAGATATTGATGGTATTACCCTGTTAACTGTTAATCCAGGCTTTGCTGGTCAAAAAATTGTGCCAGGTTCTTTTGAAAAAATGGAAAAATTAACGAATTATTTAATTCAAACAGGTTATGAAGATATGAGTGTTCAGGTTGATGGAAATATCAGCTTCAATAATGCAAAACAATTAAGAATTTGTGGTGCGGATTTTTTTGTTGCAGGAACATCAAGTATTTTTGAAGTGCATAACAGCAAAGCCATGAAGCAAAATATTCACCTTTTGCGAGAGATGATTCAATAG
- a CDS encoding galactitol-1-phosphate 5-dehydrogenase, whose product MKALVLESVGNLMLKEVEKPIAKKDEVILKVEASGICNSDIDRVFKTGTYSFPLIPGHEFSGKIIEIGDGVDPSYLNKRATVFPLIPCGRCSSCKEGEYARCDNYNYFGSRCNGGFAEYLAVPIWNLVCFSDTLDYEQAAMCEPASVAHKAIMRSALSSSDSILIQGSGTIGLLIAMWALEKKVQNVVMVVRNKSKINLLNSLGIHKVIDLSVESEETGLQRLGLDNKVDITFDCVGSIDSVSSCIQSAKKGGKVVLVGNPTKDMMFDRNIYWKILRNELLLIGVWNSSYNAKVNDWKETISAMENGTLNVTPLITHRFALNESKQAFNILRSKNELAIKVMFKL is encoded by the coding sequence ATGAAAGCTCTGGTGCTGGAGAGTGTAGGCAATTTGATGCTTAAGGAGGTTGAAAAACCTATTGCAAAAAAAGATGAAGTGATTCTGAAAGTAGAAGCTTCTGGAATATGCAATAGTGATATTGACCGGGTGTTTAAAACAGGAACGTATTCATTTCCATTAATCCCGGGACATGAATTTTCTGGAAAAATCATAGAAATAGGTGACGGAGTTGATCCCAGTTATTTAAATAAGCGAGCTACTGTTTTTCCGTTAATACCTTGTGGGAGATGTTCCTCCTGTAAGGAAGGTGAGTACGCTCGTTGTGATAATTATAACTATTTTGGTTCTCGTTGTAATGGTGGCTTTGCGGAGTACTTAGCCGTTCCAATCTGGAATCTTGTATGTTTTTCAGACACATTAGATTATGAACAGGCCGCTATGTGTGAACCCGCTTCTGTTGCGCACAAAGCAATTATGCGCTCAGCGCTCAGTAGTTCTGATTCCATATTGATTCAAGGTTCCGGCACCATTGGCCTACTAATAGCAATGTGGGCCTTAGAAAAAAAAGTCCAAAACGTCGTAATGGTAGTCCGTAATAAAAGCAAAATCAATTTACTCAATAGTTTAGGTATCCATAAAGTTATAGATTTATCTGTAGAAAGTGAAGAAACCGGATTACAACGTTTGGGATTAGATAATAAAGTTGACATTACGTTTGATTGCGTCGGCAGTATAGATTCCGTATCCTCCTGTATTCAATCGGCAAAAAAGGGAGGTAAAGTGGTTCTTGTGGGAAACCCTACGAAAGATATGATGTTTGACCGAAATATTTATTGGAAAATATTAAGGAATGAATTATTGCTAATTGGTGTGTGGAATTCCTCATATAATGCAAAGGTAAATGACTGGAAAGAAACCATTTCTGCGATGGAAAACGGAACGTTAAATGTAACGCCTTTAATTACGCATCGATTTGCTCTAAATGAGTCAAAACAAGCTTTTAATATTTTAAGAAGCAAGAATGAATTAGCAATTAAGGTAATGTTTAAATTATAG
- a CDS encoding IspD/TarI family cytidylyltransferase: MNYLLLLAGGSGSRMKTATCPKQYLLVKEKPIFLYSLETFENNELISGIVIVAHEEWHQEIKAWIKSFSIDKFLGFAAAGDSRQGSIYNGLKYLRDFAGQDDNVIIHDAARPLISNELIRNCLLPLDAYDGVMPVLPAKDTFYQSVDGKHINSLLPRAQLFAGQAPESFKFEKYLSLHEKLSATELDRITGSTEIALKNNLNVLMISGEEINFKITTDNDIDLFNMYIGESV; the protein is encoded by the coding sequence ATGAATTATTTATTACTACTTGCTGGTGGAAGCGGAAGCCGAATGAAAACGGCAACTTGTCCGAAACAATACTTATTAGTAAAAGAGAAACCTATTTTCCTTTATTCTTTGGAAACTTTTGAGAATAATGAGCTTATATCCGGAATTGTGATTGTTGCTCATGAAGAATGGCATCAGGAAATTAAAGCGTGGATTAAATCTTTTTCAATTGATAAGTTTTTAGGCTTTGCAGCAGCGGGTGATTCTCGTCAAGGCTCTATATATAATGGTTTGAAATACTTGAGAGATTTTGCTGGTCAAGATGATAATGTAATAATTCATGACGCTGCAAGACCATTGATTTCAAATGAATTAATTAGAAATTGCCTATTGCCACTAGATGCGTATGATGGGGTCATGCCTGTGCTGCCTGCAAAAGATACGTTTTATCAAAGTGTTGACGGAAAGCATATCAATAGCCTTTTGCCACGAGCACAACTTTTTGCCGGACAAGCCCCTGAAAGTTTTAAGTTTGAAAAATATTTGTCTTTACATGAAAAACTGAGCGCAACAGAACTTGATAGAATAACCGGCAGTACAGAAATTGCATTGAAAAACAATCTTAATGTTTTAATGATTTCTGGAGAAGAAATTAATTTTAAAATCACTACCGACAATGATATAGATTTATTTAACATGTATATAGGGGAGAGTGTGTGA
- a CDS encoding LicD family protein: MDATLERIHIRLLDMMMVFDDLCKKHHLTYYLIGGSALGALRHNGFIPWDDDVDIALPRSDFEKLEKILRSVYQNRPVNNVIYQSTFHTAPTGHFYLYDCKHQTAEHAVAIDIFPLDAVPRSRMQQKIQQIWCQLYHVSAYRKPPQNRGKAWYVATKLFLIFTNKACLNLLEKISKKVITHWNGKETGIVSNLYGLAGYKKEMVPQSFFGNPVYHQFETGMFPIPEKCHEYMTHIYGDYMILPPLEKRIPKHIKEMEGNT, translated from the coding sequence ATGGATGCTACATTAGAACGTATACATATAAGATTGCTTGATATGATGATGGTTTTTGATGATTTGTGCAAAAAGCATCATTTAACATATTATCTAATCGGGGGATCCGCATTAGGAGCTTTGCGTCACAATGGCTTTATACCGTGGGATGACGATGTTGATATTGCTCTGCCTAGATCTGATTTTGAGAAATTAGAAAAAATACTGAGATCTGTTTATCAAAACAGACCTGTAAATAATGTCATATATCAGAGTACTTTTCACACCGCACCAACAGGACATTTTTATTTATATGATTGTAAACATCAAACTGCTGAACATGCAGTTGCAATTGATATATTTCCATTGGATGCAGTACCTCGTTCTCGTATGCAGCAGAAAATTCAACAGATTTGGTGTCAATTATATCATGTATCTGCATATCGTAAGCCACCACAGAACAGGGGAAAAGCATGGTACGTAGCAACAAAACTGTTTCTTATTTTTACAAATAAAGCATGTCTCAATTTGCTTGAAAAAATATCAAAAAAAGTTATAACACATTGGAATGGTAAAGAAACAGGAATAGTGAGCAATTTATATGGTTTAGCTGGTTATAAAAAAGAGATGGTTCCACAGTCGTTTTTTGGAAATCCAGTATATCATCAATTTGAGACCGGGATGTTTCCAATACCGGAAAAATGTCACGAATATATGACGCATATCTATGGTGATTATATGATTTTACCCCCGTTAGAAAAGCGCATACCAAAACATATAAAAGAAATGGAAGGGAATACATGA
- a CDS encoding glycosyltransferase, whose product MEKIVFSYEKNNHSADRKNCLLILPRPIFPLISGYSNKNYNLIDGLSKQYNLTLIILISQNLCAEEIAFYEKRVCNVSCFLITKREKYIGSIKSLFSRKPLQVGYYYRKEIANQITQQSDNMDIAIAALVRTIKYLDDISSGCKKVFDMVDSIGLNYINSLHETSSVFWRLLYMIEGRRLLKYEKEKVKTSDCTFFISEKERKYYQQYGKTVWLPHGVKESLFIYDKFDASYSKSIAFIGKMDYQPNIDAVKWYVKNVHSRIADQVPFIIIGANPTEEILDLGKKYPNITITGYCEDPYIYLYSAMAVVAPMLTGGGIQNKVLEGMALGKINILTSLAAEPITGAEDKKHYLVANTAEDYCSVIKNIVSNQDEYKDIGIEARKFIQNNFTWRAYNNSYISALEEMKK is encoded by the coding sequence ATGGAAAAAATAGTATTTAGTTATGAAAAAAATAATCATAGTGCAGATAGGAAGAACTGCTTACTAATCTTGCCTCGACCAATATTTCCACTAATTAGTGGTTACTCAAATAAAAATTATAATTTAATAGATGGCTTGTCAAAGCAATATAATCTTACATTAATTATATTAATATCTCAAAATTTATGTGCTGAAGAAATTGCTTTTTACGAGAAGCGGGTTTGTAATGTATCATGCTTTTTGATAACAAAACGTGAAAAATATATTGGTTCTATCAAGAGTTTGTTTTCTCGTAAACCATTACAAGTGGGGTACTATTATAGAAAAGAAATTGCAAATCAGATAACACAGCAATCCGATAATATGGATATTGCGATTGCAGCATTAGTTCGCACTATAAAATATTTAGATGATATTTCATCTGGCTGCAAAAAGGTTTTCGATATGGTTGATTCTATAGGATTAAATTATATAAATTCCTTACATGAAACATCTTCTGTTTTTTGGAGACTGCTTTATATGATAGAGGGACGCCGTCTGCTGAAATATGAAAAAGAAAAAGTAAAAACATCAGACTGCACCTTTTTTATCAGCGAAAAAGAAAGAAAATATTACCAGCAATATGGAAAAACTGTGTGGCTGCCACATGGGGTAAAAGAAAGCCTGTTTATCTATGATAAATTCGATGCAAGCTATAGCAAGTCGATTGCTTTTATTGGCAAAATGGATTACCAACCCAATATAGATGCAGTAAAATGGTACGTTAAAAATGTCCATAGTCGAATTGCTGATCAGGTGCCTTTTATTATAATAGGCGCCAATCCTACGGAAGAAATTTTAGATTTGGGGAAAAAATATCCCAATATAACGATTACGGGTTATTGTGAAGATCCGTATATTTACTTATATTCCGCTATGGCAGTTGTAGCCCCTATGCTAACTGGCGGAGGAATACAGAATAAAGTTTTAGAAGGTATGGCACTTGGCAAAATCAACATTCTTACATCACTGGCAGCAGAACCAATAACTGGGGCAGAAGATAAAAAGCATTATCTTGTTGCCAATACGGCTGAAGATTATTGTTCTGTTATAAAAAATATAGTTTCTAATCAAGACGAGTATAAGGATATAGGAATTGAAGCACGCAAATTCATACAAAATAACTTTACTTGGCGTGCTTATAATAATAGCTATATTAGTGCATTGGAAGAAATGAAAAAATAA
- a CDS encoding sugar transferase has translation MKSYEQYKRLIRFFTSVAILAIEVGIYWIAWDQYFSQAAGTPFFRKGDWLMAAVYAILLLFFSRMYGGLKIGYLEKGNVLYSQVLSVILVNVITYLQVALLAKRFLGPAPFLVMFACQVIAICIWTLLANKLFQKLFPPRQMLLIYGNRPSLTLMHKMNCRKDRYQIRQVVHIEVGLERILELIADYDAVVICDVPSQIRNQVLKYCYGKGIRVYVTPKISDILIRSAEDVNLFDTPLIMARNGRMSIEQAFAKRTMDIVIAGIACVIASPFMLVTALAVKLQDGGPALYKQKRLTIDGEEFYVYKFRSMRMDAEKDGVARLASAGDSRITPVGAFIRKVRLDELPQLFNILKGDMSIVGPRPERPEIAAQYEAEMPEFQYRLRVKAGLTGYAQIFGKYNTTPYDKLKLDLHYIQNYSVMLDVKLMIQTVKILFMKESTEGVAAGQTTAAMEESFRKKNEDSFSHGKNSI, from the coding sequence ATGAAAAGCTATGAACAATATAAACGTCTGATCCGTTTCTTCACCTCGGTCGCCATCCTGGCCATCGAGGTGGGCATCTACTGGATCGCCTGGGACCAGTACTTCTCTCAGGCCGCAGGCACGCCCTTCTTCCGAAAAGGGGACTGGCTGATGGCTGCCGTCTATGCCATCCTGCTGTTATTCTTTTCCCGGATGTACGGCGGACTGAAGATCGGATATTTAGAGAAGGGCAACGTGCTTTACTCCCAGGTCCTCTCCGTGATCCTCGTCAATGTGATCACGTATCTTCAGGTGGCGCTCCTGGCAAAACGGTTTTTAGGCCCGGCGCCTTTCCTTGTGATGTTCGCCTGCCAGGTCATCGCGATCTGCATCTGGACGCTGTTAGCAAACAAGCTTTTCCAAAAGCTGTTCCCGCCGCGCCAGATGCTCCTGATCTACGGCAACCGGCCGTCCCTGACCCTGATGCATAAGATGAACTGCCGCAAGGACCGGTATCAGATCCGGCAGGTGGTACATATCGAGGTGGGATTAGAGCGGATCCTGGAGCTGATCGCGGACTATGATGCAGTGGTCATCTGCGATGTACCGTCCCAGATCCGGAACCAGGTCTTAAAGTATTGCTATGGCAAGGGGATCCGGGTATATGTGACCCCGAAGATCTCCGATATCCTGATCCGCAGCGCGGAGGATGTGAACCTGTTTGACACGCCGCTGATCATGGCGAGGAACGGGAGGATGTCCATCGAGCAGGCATTTGCAAAACGGACGATGGACATCGTGATCGCAGGGATCGCCTGTGTGATCGCCTCTCCGTTCATGCTGGTGACGGCCCTGGCTGTAAAGCTGCAGGACGGCGGCCCGGCGCTGTACAAGCAGAAACGCCTGACCATCGATGGGGAGGAATTTTATGTATATAAGTTCCGGAGCATGCGGATGGATGCGGAGAAGGACGGCGTGGCGCGGTTAGCCAGCGCCGGAGACAGCCGGATCACCCCGGTGGGAGCATTTATCCGGAAGGTACGGCTGGATGAGCTGCCGCAGCTTTTTAACATCTTAAAAGGCGATATGAGCATCGTGGGGCCGAGGCCGGAGCGGCCGGAGATCGCAGCGCAGTACGAGGCAGAGATGCCGGAGTTCCAGTACCGGCTGCGGGTGAAGGCGGGGCTTACCGGGTATGCGCAGATCTTTGGGAAGTACAACACGACGCCCTATGACAAGCTGAAGCTGGATCTTCATTACATACAGAATTATTCGGTGATGCTGGACGTGAAGCTGATGATCCAGACGGTGAAGATCTTGTTTATGAAAGAGAGTACAGAAGGGGTCGCGGCTGGACAGACGACGGCGGCGATGGAAGAATCTTTTAGAAAAAAGAATGAGGATAGTTTCTCCCATGGAAAAAATAGTATTTAG
- a CDS encoding transcription termination/antitermination NusG family protein produces the protein MWYVIQTMSGQEEHVIQMIRKIVPSELYTDCFTLYYERLWRKQQKSIVHVERLFSGYVFIITDCPQEIFFHLKDVPALSKLMSDPNFVFLPLNQDEETFFSQVSDDEHVVRLSYVKTGAGGHILRISGSLSSFADRVVKYNFKKRYAIVELDFLNKKKTVVLGILLDEDIRQELEYGKIEMPMKKLAVYPVDNLRGDEPESQKSSRANFRRGMKLKWLPKHSKECMVLSGE, from the coding sequence ATGTGGTATGTGATCCAAACAATGAGCGGTCAGGAAGAACACGTGATACAGATGATCAGAAAGATTGTTCCTTCTGAATTATACACGGACTGTTTTACACTTTATTATGAGCGGCTCTGGAGAAAGCAGCAGAAGAGCATCGTCCATGTAGAACGTTTATTTTCTGGATATGTATTTATTATAACAGATTGTCCGCAGGAGATATTTTTTCATCTGAAGGATGTCCCTGCATTATCAAAGTTGATGTCTGATCCGAATTTTGTTTTTCTCCCTTTGAATCAGGATGAGGAGACATTTTTCAGTCAGGTATCTGACGATGAGCATGTAGTCCGGCTGTCTTATGTGAAAACAGGGGCAGGAGGGCATATATTGCGAATCAGTGGAAGTTTGAGCAGCTTTGCAGACCGGGTTGTTAAATATAATTTTAAAAAGCGGTATGCCATAGTTGAACTGGACTTTCTAAATAAGAAAAAGACCGTCGTTCTCGGAATCCTGCTGGATGAAGATATTCGTCAGGAACTTGAATACGGAAAAATAGAAATGCCAATGAAGAAATTGGCCGTATACCCGGTTGATAATCTAAGAGGCGATGAACCTGAATCTCAAAAAAGCAGCAGAGCGAATTTTCGCCGGGGGATGAAGTTGAAGTGGTTGCCGAAGCATTCAAAGGAATGCATGGTTTTGTCTGGAGAGTAA
- a CDS encoding helix-turn-helix transcriptional regulator: MIVYDKLWKTMKEKGISQYKLIKDYEVSAAQIHRMKKNMNISTYTANMFCEILDCRVEDIMEYVADPEKEKGKA; the protein is encoded by the coding sequence ATGATTGTATATGATAAACTGTGGAAGACAATGAAAGAAAAGGGAATCAGCCAGTACAAACTGATCAAGGATTATGAAGTTAGTGCGGCCCAGATTCACAGGATGAAGAAGAACATGAATATTTCAACCTATACAGCCAATATGTTCTGCGAAATCCTGGATTGCAGAGTGGAAGATATTATGGAATATGTGGCGGATCCAGAAAAAGAAAAAGGTAAAGCCTGA